In a genomic window of Thermus albus:
- the hemH gene encoding ferrochelatase has translation MNVLLMAYGTPYTPEEIEPYYTDIRRGRRPSEELIKELEERYTAIGKSPLNEITLAQAIRLQALLNLEAPVYPKRLLGPFGPRTPQGPARVYVGTKHWHPSIGEALAAMHEDGVRRAVAIVAAPHYSLRSVAEYQEKVDQALKALPEPIEVVWVQSYEAHPGLIAAYARRLEEAIWRLREPRKAAYVFTAHSIPLAAVERGDPYPRQVERTAELIAKRLSLPRYSVAYQSAGRTPEPWLGPDINEHLRALREEGFEEVVVQAVGFPADHLEVYYDLDLEAQATAKEVGLRLLRARSLNADLDYIQVLKDLVEAAWLK, from the coding sequence ATGAACGTACTCCTCATGGCCTACGGCACCCCCTATACCCCGGAAGAGATTGAGCCCTATTACACCGACATCCGCCGGGGAAGGCGCCCATCGGAAGAGCTCATCAAGGAACTGGAAGAACGTTACACCGCCATTGGCAAAAGCCCCCTGAACGAGATCACCCTGGCGCAGGCCATAAGGCTCCAGGCGCTTTTGAACCTCGAGGCCCCCGTCTATCCCAAGCGCCTTCTCGGCCCCTTTGGCCCCCGTACCCCCCAGGGCCCCGCCCGGGTCTACGTGGGCACCAAGCACTGGCACCCTTCCATCGGGGAGGCCTTGGCCGCCATGCACGAGGATGGGGTGCGGCGGGCGGTGGCCATCGTGGCCGCTCCCCACTACTCCCTAAGAAGCGTGGCCGAGTACCAGGAAAAGGTGGACCAGGCCCTTAAGGCCCTCCCTGAGCCCATAGAGGTGGTCTGGGTGCAAAGCTACGAGGCCCACCCCGGCCTCATCGCCGCCTATGCCAGGAGGCTGGAGGAGGCCATCTGGCGGCTAAGGGAGCCCAGGAAGGCGGCCTATGTCTTCACCGCCCACTCCATCCCCCTCGCCGCCGTGGAACGGGGCGACCCCTACCCGCGCCAGGTGGAAAGGACGGCGGAGCTCATCGCCAAGAGGCTCTCCCTCCCCCGGTATAGCGTGGCCTACCAGTCCGCGGGGCGTACCCCCGAGCCCTGGCTTGGCCCCGACATCAACGAACACCTAAGGGCCCTAAGGGAAGAGGGCTTTGAAGAGGTGGTGGTGCAGGCGGTGGGCTTCCCCGCGGACCATCTGGAGGTCTACTACGACCTGGACCTCGAGGCCCAGGCCACCGCTAAGGAAGTGGGGCTAAGGCTCCTTCGCGCCCGGAGCCTCAACGCGGATCTGGACTACATCCAGGTGCTCAAGGACCTGGTGGAGGCGGCGTGGCTCAAGTAG
- the hemE gene encoding uroporphyrinogen decarboxylase → MEGVNDLILKAARGEPTPRPPVWFMRQAGRYQKEYQEIRKRYSLPEIVQNPEVCAEVTLLPVRQLGVDAAILFADITTPLHGMGVELDLVEGKGPVIPNPIRNERGVEALRPLEPEEAVPFVLDTIRILKKELGVPLIGFAGAPFTLASYLIEGGPSRHFREVKTFMYREEALWHRLLEKLTEGMARYLKAQAEAGADLLQVFDSWVGALSPADYRRYVKPHMERLFQELKPLGVPVIHFGVGTMGLLKDMREAGGDVLGLDHHTPLPWAREVLGETPVQGNLDPVVLFAPKEVIRREVRRILEENAGRAGHIFNLGHGILPQTPVDHVRYVVELLKEAEA, encoded by the coding sequence ATGGAGGGCGTGAACGACCTCATCCTCAAGGCCGCTCGCGGGGAGCCCACCCCTAGGCCCCCCGTCTGGTTCATGCGCCAGGCGGGCCGTTACCAGAAGGAATACCAGGAGATCCGCAAGCGCTACTCCCTCCCGGAGATCGTGCAAAACCCCGAGGTCTGCGCTGAGGTCACCCTCTTGCCCGTGCGGCAGCTGGGGGTGGACGCCGCCATCCTCTTCGCCGACATCACCACCCCCCTCCACGGCATGGGGGTGGAGCTGGACCTGGTGGAGGGCAAGGGCCCGGTGATCCCTAACCCCATCCGCAACGAAAGGGGGGTGGAGGCCTTAAGGCCCTTGGAACCGGAAGAGGCCGTGCCCTTCGTGCTGGACACCATCCGTATTCTAAAAAAGGAGCTGGGAGTTCCCTTAATCGGTTTCGCCGGGGCGCCCTTCACCTTGGCCAGCTACCTCATAGAAGGCGGGCCAAGCCGCCACTTCCGGGAGGTGAAGACCTTCATGTACCGGGAAGAGGCCCTCTGGCACCGGCTCTTGGAAAAACTCACCGAGGGCATGGCCCGCTACCTCAAGGCCCAGGCGGAGGCGGGAGCCGACCTCCTCCAGGTCTTTGACTCCTGGGTGGGTGCCCTTTCCCCTGCGGACTACCGCCGGTACGTGAAGCCCCACATGGAACGGCTCTTTCAGGAGCTAAAGCCCCTAGGGGTGCCGGTGATCCATTTCGGGGTGGGGACCATGGGCCTACTAAAGGACATGCGGGAAGCGGGCGGGGATGTGCTCGGCCTGGACCACCACACCCCCCTTCCCTGGGCCCGGGAGGTCCTGGGGGAAACCCCCGTCCAGGGCAACCTGGACCCCGTGGTCCTCTTCGCCCCCAAGGAGGTGATCAGGCGGGAGGTGAGGCGGATCCTGGAGGAAAACGCCGGCAGAGCAGGGCATATCTTCAACTTGGGCCACGGCATTCTGCCCCAGACCCCCGTGGACCACGTGCGCTACGTGGTAGAACTCCTAAAGGAGGCGGAAGCATGA
- a CDS encoding peptidylprolyl isomerase has protein sequence MRLLFSRNPLWGLFFLALGLLAFAQEDPVVAQVGPESLTRSQFELRFGLFAKGALRQLGLPDNQETRALLAQYRAPYLEALAEERALLQVARKRGFWPREEAVAKKVWELSEAFPSQEALLQALLQAGIPDLDAYRLLLSEAMALEALEAHYRQALRVSPAALKALWLLSPEYRHPTLYCARHILVPTLEAAKEVLARLAKGEAFAQVAQEVSQDPGSKEVGGDLGCEPEGTYIPAFEKALLGLKPGEVSPPVGTEFGFHVILLERTEPPGRYPLEEVAEEIAQGVEDLAWERLAKALIRPYPITLFPERL, from the coding sequence ATGCGCCTTCTTTTTTCCCGCAACCCCTTGTGGGGGCTTTTCTTTCTGGCCCTCGGCCTTCTGGCCTTTGCTCAAGAAGATCCGGTGGTGGCCCAGGTGGGGCCCGAAAGCCTCACGAGAAGTCAGTTTGAGCTACGCTTTGGCCTCTTCGCCAAAGGCGCCCTTCGCCAACTGGGCCTTCCCGACAACCAGGAAACCCGGGCCCTTCTGGCCCAGTACCGGGCCCCTTACTTGGAGGCCTTGGCGGAGGAACGGGCCCTCCTCCAGGTGGCCCGGAAAAGGGGGTTTTGGCCAAGGGAGGAAGCGGTGGCCAAGAAGGTCTGGGAACTCTCCGAGGCCTTTCCTTCCCAGGAAGCCCTGCTCCAGGCGCTTTTGCAAGCCGGGATACCCGACCTGGATGCCTACCGCCTCTTGCTTTCCGAGGCCATGGCCCTCGAGGCCCTGGAGGCCCATTACCGGCAAGCACTAAGGGTGTCTCCCGCCGCCCTAAAGGCCCTTTGGCTCCTTTCCCCGGAGTACCGCCACCCCACCCTCTACTGCGCCCGGCACATTTTGGTGCCTACCCTGGAGGCAGCCAAGGAAGTTCTCGCCCGCCTGGCGAAGGGGGAGGCCTTTGCCCAGGTGGCCCAGGAGGTTTCCCAGGACCCGGGCTCCAAGGAGGTGGGTGGGGACCTGGGATGCGAGCCGGAAGGCACCTATATTCCCGCCTTTGAAAAGGCCCTTCTCGGCCTCAAGCCGGGGGAGGTTTCCCCTCCCGTGGGTACGGAGTTCGGCTTCCACGTGATCCTTTTGGAAAGGACGGAGCCGCCCGGACGCTACCCCTTAGAGGAGGTGGCGGAGGAGATCGCCCAGGGGGTGGAGGACCTGGCATGGGAACGGCTGGCCAAGGCCTTGATCCGCCCTTATCCCATCACCCTTTTCCCCGAGCGTCTATAG
- a CDS encoding nitrilase-related carbon-nitrogen hydrolase — protein MPFRTLLAIQAETRPEHYRTEEAFRKRVFSLLRPLQGTPSPRLAAFPELFGLPLLLHLGGDFHPRELLTSPLSPWKRARKAYEVFHRTMAEAARAFGTYLLSGTLLSPPYEEELARGRFARSPFFQNLALFFNPHGRLLAQVPKIELTPPESWLRRGHFGPHLVQTQAGRVGILTCLDGFFEKHLARLDALGAEVLLQPSANPAPWERPWPWDRSRTEGEVWLASARERLRDRENLRLLLNPMLNGTILGLSFEGQSGVYAPGETLALAKALRGDESLLLVL, from the coding sequence GTGCCCTTCCGCACCCTACTGGCCATCCAGGCGGAAACAAGGCCAGAGCACTACCGCACGGAAGAAGCCTTTCGCAAACGGGTCTTTTCCCTCTTAAGGCCCCTACAGGGCACCCCCTCTCCCCGCCTGGCCGCCTTCCCCGAACTTTTCGGGCTTCCCCTGCTCCTGCACCTGGGAGGGGATTTCCACCCCCGGGAGCTCCTCACCTCTCCCCTATCCCCCTGGAAACGGGCGCGAAAGGCCTATGAGGTCTTTCACCGGACCATGGCCGAGGCCGCCAGGGCCTTCGGTACCTACCTCCTCTCCGGCACCCTCCTTTCCCCGCCTTACGAGGAGGAGCTGGCCCGAGGGCGCTTCGCCAGGAGCCCCTTCTTCCAGAACCTGGCCCTCTTCTTCAATCCCCATGGCCGCCTTCTAGCCCAGGTGCCTAAGATAGAGCTCACCCCGCCCGAAAGCTGGCTTAGGCGGGGACACTTCGGGCCCCACCTGGTCCAAACCCAAGCGGGCCGGGTGGGTATCCTCACCTGTCTGGATGGATTTTTTGAAAAGCACCTGGCCCGCCTGGATGCCCTGGGAGCGGAAGTCCTCCTGCAACCCTCCGCCAACCCCGCCCCCTGGGAAAGGCCTTGGCCTTGGGATAGGTCCAGGACAGAGGGCGAGGTGTGGCTCGCCTCCGCCAGGGAACGGCTAAGGGACCGCGAGAACCTAAGGCTCCTCCTTAACCCCATGCTGAACGGGACAATCCTGGGCCTAAGCTTTGAGGGGCAAAGCGGTGTCTATGCCCCCGGGGAGACCCTGGCCCTGGCCAAGGCCCTCCGTGGGGATGAATCCCTTCTCCTGGTCCTATAG
- a CDS encoding sulfite exporter TauE/SafE family protein, producing the protein MILALIGALLIGLSLGLLGSGGSILTVPVLVYLLGEPPKQAIAESLLIVGGIALFGALPYVLRRLVDWRNVVFFGLPGMAGTYLGAWLSRFVSGEVQLLTFAMVMLLAAYSMARPTLLSSAKRASRKAWKVVLDGLAVGALTGFVGVGGGFLIVPALVLLGGLPMHLAVGTSLLVIALKSFTGFYKYLHLLPQYGLGVDYPVALLFIAVGTLGSFWGGRLALRLPQESLRRGFALFLVVMGVFILGQNLVQGH; encoded by the coding sequence ATGATCCTAGCCCTGATTGGAGCCCTTCTCATAGGGCTTTCCTTGGGCCTTTTGGGTTCGGGGGGATCCATCCTCACGGTACCCGTCCTGGTCTACCTCCTGGGGGAGCCCCCGAAGCAGGCCATCGCCGAAAGCCTTCTCATCGTGGGGGGGATCGCCCTTTTTGGAGCCCTTCCCTACGTCCTTAGGCGTCTCGTGGACTGGCGAAACGTGGTCTTCTTTGGCCTTCCGGGCATGGCGGGCACCTACCTGGGAGCCTGGCTTTCCCGCTTCGTCTCCGGGGAGGTGCAGCTTCTTACCTTCGCCATGGTGATGCTCCTAGCCGCCTACTCCATGGCCCGGCCCACCCTCTTATCCTCGGCAAAAAGGGCCTCCCGCAAAGCCTGGAAGGTGGTCCTGGATGGCCTAGCCGTGGGAGCCCTTACCGGATTTGTGGGCGTTGGGGGGGGGTTTCTCATCGTCCCCGCCTTGGTCCTCCTGGGGGGGCTTCCCATGCACCTGGCGGTGGGCACAAGCCTTCTCGTCATCGCCCTTAAATCCTTCACCGGCTTCTACAAGTACCTGCACCTCCTGCCCCAGTACGGCCTAGGGGTGGACTACCCCGTGGCCCTTCTCTTCATCGCCGTGGGCACCCTGGGGAGTTTTTGGGGTGGGCGGCTTGCCCTGCGCCTGCCCCAGGAGAGCCTGAGGCGGGGCTTCGCCCTTTTCCTGGTGGTCATGGGGGTTTTCATCCTGGGCCAGAACCTGGTCCAGGGACATTAG
- a CDS encoding rhodanese-like domain-containing protein translates to MYEAQVKDLSPEEAKQLYDQGVPFIDVREVEEYAQARIPRAGLLPLSEFMARYGEIPKDRPVVLYCRTGNRSWQAAAWLSAQGYGNIYNLEGGIVRWYRSGLPVDTTPVEVGYAATPYQEVGPHEAEKLLGEALVVDVREPWEYAEGHVPGAINIPLSSLPQRLAELPQDRPILLVCNSGNRSGVAADFLVGQGFPGEKVFNLEGGTYAWVGAGLPVER, encoded by the coding sequence ATGTACGAAGCGCAAGTCAAGGACCTAAGCCCAGAAGAGGCTAAGCAGCTTTACGACCAGGGTGTGCCCTTCATTGACGTGCGGGAGGTGGAGGAGTACGCCCAGGCCCGGATCCCGAGGGCGGGCCTCCTCCCCCTTTCCGAGTTCATGGCCCGTTACGGGGAGATCCCCAAGGACCGGCCTGTGGTCCTCTACTGCCGCACAGGAAACCGCTCTTGGCAAGCGGCCGCCTGGCTTTCCGCCCAAGGTTACGGAAACATCTACAACTTAGAAGGGGGGATTGTTCGCTGGTACCGCTCAGGCCTTCCCGTGGACACCACCCCGGTGGAGGTGGGCTACGCCGCCACCCCCTACCAGGAGGTGGGCCCGCACGAGGCGGAAAAGCTTTTGGGCGAGGCCCTGGTGGTGGACGTAAGGGAGCCCTGGGAGTATGCCGAAGGACACGTGCCCGGGGCCATCAACATTCCCCTCTCCTCCCTGCCGCAACGCCTAGCCGAGCTTCCCCAGGACCGGCCCATCCTTCTGGTCTGCAACTCCGGCAACCGCTCCGGGGTGGCGGCGGACTTCCTGGTAGGTCAGGGCTTCCCGGGGGAAAAGGTGTTCAACCTCGAGGGCGGCACCTACGCCTGGGTGGGAGCAGGCCTCCCGGTGGAGCGATGA
- a CDS encoding MBL fold metallo-hydrolase — MVFRQVYEEGLAQMSYFLGCAATGEALVVDPKRDIDTYLEMAQSFGMRIVAVAETHIHADYLSGARELAKATGATLYLSDEGDENWKYQGLGGFSYVLLKDGDEFKVGNIRVKAVHTPGHTPEHISFLVADGAVTDEPLLFLTGDFVFVGDIGRPDLLEEAAGIKGTALPGAKRMFQSLKEKFLTLPDHVQVWPGHGAGSACGKALGALPATTVGYERRYAWWAGYLDRNDEEGFVKALLEGQPEAPTYFKEMKRLNRDGMPILGGIPHPGRLTKAQFERYLAEGAILVDTRDKFAFAGGHLRGAINIPAGKNFSTWAGWLLPYERPLILLAHPSEVEALTRALIRIGLDEVVGYIPGLEGYADGELETVPQITAKEAHALWQKGEAVILDVRGRDEYLAGHIPGALNIHAGRVLAHLDKLPQDKPLILHCVGGDRSSTAISALLSHGFKNALNLTGGIKAWQEAGFPVVKGEELVQA, encoded by the coding sequence ATGGTTTTCCGCCAAGTCTACGAAGAAGGTCTAGCCCAGATGAGCTACTTCCTCGGTTGCGCCGCCACGGGGGAGGCCTTGGTGGTGGACCCCAAGCGGGACATTGACACCTACCTGGAGATGGCCCAGAGCTTCGGCATGCGCATTGTGGCCGTGGCCGAGACCCACATCCACGCCGACTACCTCTCGGGGGCCCGTGAACTGGCCAAGGCCACGGGAGCCACCCTCTACCTTTCCGACGAGGGGGATGAGAACTGGAAGTACCAGGGGTTGGGGGGTTTCAGCTACGTCCTCCTCAAGGATGGGGACGAGTTTAAGGTGGGGAATATTCGGGTCAAGGCCGTGCACACCCCTGGCCACACCCCGGAGCACATCTCCTTCCTGGTGGCCGATGGTGCCGTCACCGATGAGCCTCTCCTCTTCCTCACCGGGGACTTCGTCTTTGTGGGTGACATTGGCCGGCCGGACCTTCTAGAGGAAGCCGCGGGCATCAAGGGCACCGCTTTGCCCGGAGCCAAGCGCATGTTCCAAAGCCTCAAGGAGAAGTTCCTGACCCTTCCCGACCACGTCCAGGTCTGGCCCGGGCACGGGGCGGGTTCCGCCTGCGGCAAGGCCCTGGGGGCCCTTCCCGCCACCACCGTGGGCTACGAAAGGCGGTATGCCTGGTGGGCGGGGTACCTGGACCGAAACGACGAGGAAGGCTTTGTCAAGGCTCTGCTGGAAGGCCAGCCGGAGGCCCCCACCTACTTCAAGGAGATGAAGCGGCTCAACCGGGACGGGATGCCCATCCTGGGGGGCATCCCTCACCCGGGCCGCCTCACCAAGGCGCAGTTTGAGCGCTACCTGGCAGAGGGGGCTATTCTGGTAGACACCCGGGACAAGTTCGCCTTTGCGGGCGGGCACCTCCGGGGTGCCATCAACATCCCTGCCGGCAAAAACTTCTCCACCTGGGCGGGGTGGCTTCTGCCCTATGAAAGGCCCCTCATCCTCCTGGCCCACCCCTCCGAGGTGGAGGCCCTGACCCGGGCCCTGATCCGCATCGGCCTGGACGAGGTGGTGGGGTACATCCCGGGCCTCGAGGGCTACGCCGACGGGGAACTGGAAACCGTGCCCCAGATTACCGCCAAGGAGGCCCATGCCCTCTGGCAAAAGGGCGAGGCGGTGATCCTGGACGTGCGGGGCCGGGACGAGTACCTGGCCGGGCACATCCCCGGGGCCCTGAACATCCACGCGGGCCGCGTCCTGGCCCACCTGGACAAGCTTCCCCAGGACAAGCCCCTCATCCTCCACTGTGTGGGCGGGGACCGCTCCAGCACCGCCATCAGCGCCCTCTTGTCCCATGGCTTTAAGAACGCCCTCAACCTCACCGGGGGGATCAAGGCCTGGCAGGAGGCGGGCTTCCCGGTGGTGAAGGGGGAGGAGCTGGTCCAAGCTTGA
- the pdo gene encoding protein disulfide oxidoreductase, translated as MALLGPKEQEIVRERLANLERDVELVLFTDTSTLIAPGKEPCLYCKETKQLLEELAGLSPRLHLVVYDLATPEGKEKAKEYRVEAPPTLILREKGSEAINLRYRGIPAGYEFASLLEDIEMLGRDGHGLPDNVVEELNNLPEEVVLQVFVTPTCPYCPQAVRTAHRMAYASPKVWGEMIEANEFPELSSRYHIHGVPDTIVNHGKERVLGAQPLSQFLQAIRKAVGVSA; from the coding sequence ATGGCGCTACTGGGACCCAAGGAACAGGAGATTGTACGCGAGCGGCTTGCCAACCTCGAGCGGGACGTGGAGCTGGTGCTTTTCACCGATACCTCCACCCTGATCGCCCCGGGGAAGGAGCCCTGCCTCTACTGCAAGGAGACCAAGCAGCTCCTGGAGGAACTGGCGGGTCTCTCCCCTAGGCTGCACCTGGTGGTCTACGACCTGGCCACCCCGGAGGGGAAGGAGAAGGCCAAGGAATACCGGGTGGAGGCTCCCCCTACCCTGATCCTGCGGGAGAAGGGTTCAGAGGCCATCAACCTGCGCTACCGGGGGATTCCGGCAGGGTATGAGTTCGCCAGCCTCCTCGAGGACATTGAGATGCTGGGCCGCGATGGCCACGGTTTACCGGATAACGTGGTGGAGGAGCTCAACAACCTGCCCGAGGAGGTGGTGCTCCAGGTCTTCGTCACCCCCACCTGCCCCTACTGCCCCCAGGCGGTGCGCACCGCCCACCGCATGGCCTACGCTTCCCCCAAGGTGTGGGGCGAGATGATCGAGGCCAACGAGTTCCCCGAGCTCTCCAGCCGCTACCACATCCACGGCGTTCCCGACACCATCGTGAACCATGGCAAGGAAAGGGTTCTTGGGGCCCAGCCCCTTTCCCAGTTCCTCCAGGCCATCCGCAAGGCGGTGGGGGTGAGCGCCTAG
- a CDS encoding rhodanese-like domain-containing protein, giving the protein MTRRALLGFFALFILAACGPKGSYTHVGPEELYQAVERGAVIVDVRTPQEFAGGHVPGAINLPVEAIAQWGDTLPKDKPVYLYCRSGNRSRQAAEYLKRKGYTNLYNLEGGVLAIERAGFPLVR; this is encoded by the coding sequence ATGACCCGGCGGGCGCTACTGGGATTTTTCGCCCTCTTCATCCTTGCAGCCTGTGGGCCCAAAGGGAGCTACACCCATGTGGGTCCCGAGGAGCTCTACCAGGCGGTGGAGAGGGGGGCGGTGATCGTGGACGTACGAACCCCCCAGGAGTTCGCCGGGGGGCACGTGCCCGGGGCCATCAACCTGCCCGTGGAGGCCATCGCCCAGTGGGGGGACACCCTACCCAAGGACAAGCCCGTGTACCTCTATTGCCGTAGCGGCAACCGCAGCCGCCAGGCGGCGGAATACTTGAAGCGGAAGGGGTACACCAACCTCTACAACCTGGAGGGAGGGGTTTTGGCCATTGAAAGGGCGGGCTTCCCCTTGGTTCGCTAG
- a CDS encoding TlpA disulfide reductase family protein, translating to MDAFQIGPFAIPWARFQVFLALLAMVLLAEAWARKVDRRLGPWAYNAILLGFVGARLGFVLENASVFARDPLSALYVWQGGFSPMWGILAAGGYTLMALPKNLWRYALFSALAAGLVFGVFLVQRRGGEEVRLPSVTLATLGGTPVNLQDFRGKPLVLNLWATWCPPCRRELPMMVRLSQENPEVRFAFVSQGEGPAVVRSFLEEQKLAPEWVLLDPETQLSQALKTQGLPTTFFFDREGRLVARHLGELSEALLLGYLRVLR from the coding sequence ATGGATGCTTTCCAGATCGGGCCTTTTGCCATCCCCTGGGCCAGGTTTCAGGTCTTCCTGGCCCTTTTGGCCATGGTGCTCCTGGCGGAGGCCTGGGCCCGGAAGGTGGACCGCAGGCTTGGCCCTTGGGCCTATAACGCCATCCTCCTGGGCTTTGTGGGGGCGCGGCTGGGTTTCGTCCTGGAAAACGCCTCGGTATTTGCCCGGGATCCCCTTTCCGCCCTTTACGTCTGGCAAGGGGGGTTTAGCCCCATGTGGGGTATCCTGGCTGCGGGAGGGTACACGCTGATGGCACTGCCCAAAAACCTTTGGCGGTATGCCCTGTTCTCCGCGTTGGCGGCGGGCCTGGTCTTCGGGGTTTTCCTGGTGCAGAGGCGAGGGGGGGAGGAGGTGCGGCTGCCCTCGGTCACCCTGGCCACCCTCGGGGGTACCCCGGTCAACCTCCAGGATTTCCGCGGGAAGCCCCTGGTCCTGAACCTCTGGGCCACCTGGTGCCCCCCTTGCCGGCGGGAGCTTCCCATGATGGTGCGCCTGAGCCAGGAAAATCCCGAGGTGCGCTTCGCCTTTGTGAGCCAAGGGGAGGGGCCAGCGGTGGTGCGGAGCTTTTTGGAGGAGCAGAAACTGGCCCCCGAATGGGTCCTTTTGGACCCGGAAACCCAGCTTTCCCAGGCCCTGAAGACCCAGGGCCTTCCCACCACCTTCTTCTTTGACCGGGAAGGGCGCCTGGTGGCCCGGCACCTGGGGGAGCTTTCCGAGGCCCTCCTTCTTGGCTATCTGAGGGTTCTGCGCTAG
- a CDS encoding SpoVR family protein produces the protein MRKELRRWAERLRERALAEGLSFPPVLFEEVGPEEMAMLAAYGGFPRRYPHWRFGSEYLRYRETYRYGLGRIYELVVNTQPVRAYLLKGNTLLAQKLVMAHVYAHADFFQNNLAFKPIPKDMHEEMAHHASFVERAMERHGARSVEEFLDLALSLENLIDPQALYIQRQVEPQEEKAPGRLQVRPYLDPYVNPPPQPPKEAEEGASPTPLPPRPTRDILGFLARHAPLAPWQKGILEIIREESLYYVPQAATKILNEGWATYWHTRILLPLLSPAEALEFAELQAGLLAPQGLNPYRLGYLLLKEVEDRWDKGRFGPEYEALPLGERLTYERPTGEGLKKLFQVRTIHTDLGFLDSFLTPEFALRQRLISPEDLPRFAEAKQALLFRLTNAGYPIVELVDANYGNRGELLLEHAYEGVGLDLKKTKAVLENLHRLWGRPVHLKTVVGDKETLLSAGS, from the coding sequence ATGCGCAAGGAGCTTCGCCGCTGGGCCGAACGCTTACGGGAGCGCGCCTTGGCCGAAGGCCTCTCCTTTCCCCCGGTCCTCTTTGAAGAGGTGGGCCCGGAGGAGATGGCCATGCTGGCCGCCTACGGGGGGTTTCCCCGGCGCTACCCTCACTGGCGCTTCGGCAGCGAGTATTTGCGCTACCGGGAAACCTACCGTTATGGGCTTGGGCGTATCTACGAGCTGGTGGTGAACACCCAACCCGTGCGCGCCTACCTCCTAAAGGGGAACACCCTCCTGGCCCAAAAGCTGGTCATGGCCCACGTGTACGCCCACGCGGACTTTTTCCAGAACAACCTGGCCTTCAAGCCCATCCCCAAGGACATGCACGAGGAGATGGCCCACCATGCCTCCTTCGTGGAGAGGGCCATGGAGCGGCACGGGGCGAGGAGCGTGGAGGAGTTTTTAGACCTGGCCCTCTCCCTGGAGAACCTCATCGACCCCCAAGCGCTCTATATTCAAAGGCAGGTGGAACCCCAGGAGGAAAAGGCTCCTGGCCGCCTCCAAGTACGCCCCTACCTGGACCCCTACGTGAACCCCCCACCCCAGCCCCCCAAGGAGGCCGAGGAGGGGGCAAGCCCCACCCCCCTTCCTCCCCGGCCCACCCGGGACATTCTGGGCTTCCTGGCCCGGCACGCCCCCCTGGCCCCTTGGCAGAAAGGCATCCTGGAGATCATCCGGGAGGAGAGCCTGTACTACGTTCCCCAAGCCGCCACCAAGATCCTGAACGAGGGCTGGGCCACCTACTGGCACACCCGCATCCTCCTCCCCCTCCTCTCCCCGGCGGAGGCCTTGGAGTTCGCCGAGCTCCAGGCGGGGCTTCTGGCCCCCCAGGGGCTTAACCCCTACCGCCTGGGCTACCTGCTCCTCAAGGAGGTGGAGGACCGCTGGGACAAGGGGCGGTTCGGCCCGGAGTACGAGGCCCTGCCCCTGGGGGAACGGCTCACCTACGAGAGGCCCACCGGGGAAGGCCTGAAAAAACTCTTTCAGGTGCGCACCATCCACACGGACCTGGGCTTTTTGGATAGCTTCTTGACCCCGGAGTTCGCCTTAAGGCAGAGGCTAATCTCCCCTGAGGACCTCCCCCGGTTCGCCGAGGCCAAACAGGCCCTCCTCTTCCGCCTCACCAACGCAGGCTACCCCATCGTGGAGCTGGTGGATGCCAACTATGGGAATCGAGGGGAGCTTCTTCTGGAACACGCCTACGAGGGGGTGGGGCTGGACCTCAAAAAGACCAAGGCGGTGCTGGAAAACCTGCACCGCCTTTGGGGCCGGCCCGTGCACCTGAAAACGGTGGTGGGGGACAAAGAAACCCTCCTTTCCGCGGGGAGCTAG